The region agtaatgTAGAATTAGAAAAGCAGAAGATGCTATCAAAGAAATGGACAGAAAGAAAAATAAGGCTATTGGAAAAATGGGAAAAGGAAGAATGgtttaaaaatttgaaagAAGAATGGAGAAAGGAGGAAAATATGTATGCAGAAACAAAAGATAAATTAGAAGTCATGGATAGACAAGATAAAATAGAGAATGATCCCATATTAGAGAAGAGAAAAGAAATATGGAAGAAATGGTTACAGAGACAGAGGGAGACATTTATGGATTATTATAGGGAGGGATGgtttaaaaaattgttagAAGAATACGAAAAGGAAGAACAtgaatttataaaagatGAAAACGGGAAGAATGtagaaggaaaaaaaaaaaacttagaAATTGAGATAAGAGAAGTAGCAATAGTAGGCATAAGGAAAGATGTAAATgagaagataaaaaaagaaagattaATATCTAATATGTGTGCAGAGATACATATGATGGTATTAGACCAGTGTAAAAAGGAAGAGATAGAGTCCATGACAGATGAGTTTCTTAAATCATACATAGAACAAAAGAAAAAGCATGAAGGATTTCTTGAACAAGAAATgggaaataagaaaatagatgaattagaaaaagaaagagaaaTGAATATTATGATAGAGaagaataaagaaaaatgggAGTGTTGGAAAAAAGAGGAGTGGTTTCAGGAGTTGAAGTTGAATTGGAAAAAGGAAATGATACATATGAAAGAAATAACAGATAATATAAGagaaaaagtaataaatccCATGTTGGAAACACAAATAATTGAGAAACAGTGGCAAGAGAGgcaaagaaatattttaaagaaatggaataaacaaaataaaaatgaaaggTCTATGAAGAACAAAGATAAAGAAACAATAGAAGacgaaaatgatgaaaacgatttaaaaaaatgggATATTACAATACTATAAAACCTAGCATGGCGTgtatatgatttattaattgcccgtttaatgactttgctagagtattaagcaaacaaattaataaagagcatgtataactaagtatacgtttatgtatatatattcgtttttattatatatatatatatactgttttctta is a window of Plasmodium relictum strain SGS1 genome assembly, contig: PRELSG_00_v1_327, whole genome shotgun sequence DNA encoding:
- a CDS encoding surface-associated interspersed protein (SURFIN) — translated: MQDCKKEEWELNRVEFLEICLNEWLKNEEIIENIMDKEVILRKEKEKSNVELEKQKMLSKKWTERKIRLLEKWEKEEWFKNLKEEWRKEENMYAETKDKLEVMDRQDKIENDPILEKRKEIWKKWLQRQRETFMDYYREGWFKKLLEEYEKEEHEFIKDENGKNVEGKKKNLEIEIREVAIVGIRKDVNEKIKKERLISNMCAEIHMMVLDQCKKEEIESMTDEFLKSYIEQKKKHEGFLEQEMGNKKIDELEKEREMNIMIEKNKEKWECWKKEEWFQELKLNWKKEMIHMKEITDNIREKVINPMLETQIIEKQWQERQRNILKKWNKQNKNERSMKNKDKETIEDENDENDLKKWDITIL